A genomic segment from uncultured Desulfuromonas sp. encodes:
- the rlmH gene encoding 23S rRNA (pseudouridine(1915)-N(3))-methyltransferase RlmH: MKLTILCVGKMSLPFLKDGCDEYRQRLRRYLSVEELELKEEKRGGKKASADFIRSSEAQNLIARIPSGSYVIGLDEAGKKVSSEKLASTLEQHMNHGTANLCLIIGGAYGLTDSLRQQCNTLLSLSDMTMTHQMARMFLYEQLYRAMTIIRREPYHNS, translated from the coding sequence GTGAAACTGACCATTCTCTGTGTCGGGAAAATGTCGCTGCCGTTCCTTAAGGATGGTTGTGATGAATATCGCCAGCGACTCAGGCGCTATCTGAGCGTCGAAGAGCTCGAGCTCAAAGAGGAAAAACGCGGTGGCAAAAAAGCCTCAGCGGATTTTATCCGCTCCAGTGAGGCACAAAATCTGATCGCACGCATCCCGTCCGGCAGTTATGTCATTGGCCTGGACGAAGCAGGAAAAAAGGTCAGTTCCGAAAAACTTGCCTCAACCCTGGAACAACACATGAATCACGGCACTGCAAATCTGTGCCTGATCATTGGTGGCGCTTATGGTCTAACGGACAGCTTACGACAACAGTGCAACACGCTGCTGTCACTCTCCGATATGACCATGACGCACCAGATGGCTCGTATGTTTCTTTATGAACAACTCTATCGGGCCATGACCATTATACGACGGGAGCCCTACCACAACAGTTGA
- a CDS encoding branched-chain amino acid aminotransferase, with the protein MQDIQILPVDETKQPVQDESKLVFGKQFTNRMFVMEYKTGQGWHSPRIQQYGPFSLDPAALVLHYAQEIFEGLKAFRREDGEIALFRPRDNFERFNLSARRMCMPELDVDFCLKALRELIKLEQNWVPKSEGTSLYIRPTMIASEPVLGVKPADEYLFYIILSPVAAYYKGGLKPVKIWVSDEFVRVPNGGTGEAKTGGNYASSLYASALAAQKGYDQVLWLDSVERKYVEEVGSMNICFVYDGKIVTSPLSGSILNGITRRSILTLVQEMGYEVEERALTIDEILEGAANGRLSEAFGTGTAAVVSPVGHFTYRDREIDLGNGEAGELTMKLYETLTGIQYGKIADKYNWVETL; encoded by the coding sequence ATGCAGGACATCCAGATTCTCCCTGTGGATGAAACCAAACAACCAGTTCAGGATGAATCCAAATTGGTTTTCGGCAAACAATTCACCAACCGCATGTTTGTCATGGAATATAAGACCGGCCAGGGCTGGCACTCGCCGCGCATTCAGCAATACGGCCCCTTCAGCCTGGACCCGGCCGCGCTGGTATTGCACTATGCTCAGGAAATTTTTGAAGGCCTCAAGGCTTTTCGTCGTGAAGATGGGGAGATTGCCCTGTTCCGCCCCCGCGACAACTTTGAGCGCTTCAATCTCAGTGCGCGGCGCATGTGCATGCCGGAACTGGATGTCGACTTTTGCCTGAAAGCACTTCGCGAACTGATCAAACTGGAACAGAACTGGGTTCCGAAAAGTGAGGGCACCAGCCTGTATATCCGTCCGACGATGATCGCCAGTGAACCGGTTCTCGGCGTTAAGCCAGCGGATGAGTATCTGTTTTACATCATCCTGTCACCGGTTGCCGCATACTACAAAGGCGGATTGAAGCCGGTCAAGATTTGGGTCTCTGATGAATTCGTTCGCGTACCCAATGGTGGCACAGGTGAGGCCAAAACCGGTGGCAACTATGCATCAAGCCTCTATGCTTCAGCGTTGGCCGCGCAAAAAGGCTATGACCAGGTCCTCTGGTTGGATAGCGTCGAGCGCAAATACGTTGAAGAAGTCGGCAGCATGAATATCTGCTTTGTCTACGATGGGAAAATTGTCACCTCGCCATTGAGCGGCTCCATCCTAAATGGCATCACCCGTCGCTCTATCCTGACCCTGGTTCAGGAGATGGGCTACGAGGTGGAAGAGCGCGCACTGACCATTGATGAAATTCTCGAAGGCGCGGCTAATGGTCGCCTTTCCGAAGCCTTCGGCACCGGCACGGCAGCAGTCGTTTCACCGGTCGGTCATTTCACGTACCGTGACCGCGAAATTGATCTCGGCAATGGTGAAGCCGGAGAGCTGACCATGAAACTGTATGAAACACTGACCGGGATTCAATACGGGAAGATTGCGGATAAATACAACTGGGTCGAAACCCTGTAA
- a CDS encoding glutamate-5-semialdehyde dehydrogenase, which produces MNVAEQMKQLAVEAKEAATVMAGLSSAVKNELLCRMADALEAQTAQLQQENEKDLQAARDNGLSAAMIDRLVLNDERVKGMADGLREVSALPDPVGEVTGMWRRPNGIQVGRMRIPLGVIGIIFESRPNVTADAAGLCLKSGNAVVLRGGSEAIHSNTAIGTILKNVLKAMGLPEAALQVVATTDRQAVTELLKLDEEIDLIIPRGGEGLIRFVSENSRIPVIKHYKGVCHTFVDADADTDMATEICLNAKVQRPGVCNAMETLLIHKDIAETFVPHIARAMKKYKVELRGCPATCALTDEAIAATDADWDEEYLDLILAVRVVDSLDQAIEHIRRHSSLHTEVIVTNNYANAQKFTRCINSSVTMVNASSRFSDGNQLGLGAEIGISTTKLHSFGPMGLEDLTTRKFIVFGDGQIRS; this is translated from the coding sequence ATGAATGTTGCAGAGCAGATGAAACAACTGGCCGTGGAGGCTAAAGAAGCAGCAACGGTCATGGCCGGCCTGTCTTCAGCGGTTAAGAATGAGCTGTTGTGCCGCATGGCTGACGCCCTGGAAGCGCAAACCGCCCAACTGCAACAGGAAAACGAAAAAGATCTGCAGGCGGCACGCGACAACGGCCTGTCTGCGGCCATGATTGATCGCCTGGTCCTTAATGATGAGCGCGTCAAAGGGATGGCGGACGGCTTGCGTGAAGTCTCGGCCCTTCCCGATCCGGTCGGCGAGGTCACCGGCATGTGGCGACGTCCCAATGGTATTCAGGTGGGACGCATGCGCATCCCTCTGGGTGTCATCGGCATCATTTTCGAATCGCGCCCCAACGTCACCGCTGACGCGGCCGGTTTGTGTCTGAAAAGCGGCAATGCTGTGGTTTTGCGCGGAGGCTCGGAAGCGATCCACTCGAATACCGCCATTGGTACGATCCTCAAAAACGTACTCAAGGCCATGGGCCTGCCCGAAGCAGCGCTGCAGGTGGTGGCAACGACAGACCGTCAGGCCGTCACCGAGCTGCTTAAACTGGATGAAGAGATCGACCTGATTATTCCGCGCGGCGGCGAAGGGCTGATCCGCTTTGTCAGTGAAAATTCGCGAATTCCGGTCATCAAGCATTACAAAGGTGTGTGTCACACGTTTGTCGATGCCGATGCCGACACGGATATGGCCACCGAGATCTGTCTCAACGCCAAGGTTCAGCGCCCCGGCGTGTGCAATGCCATGGAAACCCTGCTGATCCACAAGGATATTGCTGAAACGTTCGTACCACATATTGCCCGGGCCATGAAAAAATACAAGGTGGAACTTCGTGGTTGCCCGGCAACCTGCGCTTTGACGGATGAGGCAATTGCGGCAACCGACGCCGATTGGGATGAAGAATATCTCGACCTGATCCTCGCGGTTCGCGTTGTTGACAGCCTCGATCAGGCGATTGAGCATATCCGCCGTCACAGTTCTCTGCACACTGAAGTGATTGTCACCAATAATTACGCCAATGCGCAAAAATTTACCCGTTGCATTAACTCAAGCGTCACCATGGTCAATGCCTCTTCACGTTTTTCCGACGGCAACCAGCTCGGCCTCGGTGCAGAAATCGGCATCTCCACCACCAAGCTGCACTCTTTCGGTCCGATGGGACTCGAAGATCTGACCACCCGTAAATTTATCGTGTTCGGCGACGGACAAATCCGTTCCTGA
- a CDS encoding glutamate synthase-related protein, with the protein METVKIQDITPNDLPWKIRYDASRCTLCGSCVAACSFRAIEPKIERRRMVFSEGDLPDPRARFSAVPVIQQVNSLKNYCRGCGICEKVCPNDAIGPVRNPDTRHPIVTRCSGGDSIKRGGRKNLTGSIRTLDQLRVGRISQMTDPSLDAQRHTFDMLAPFGRILPANELPMSLDSNGKLVTTGHTPPVNWIYPVIIGDMSIGALSWRMWEGVAMAVAYLNEECGLPVRMSSGEGGVPVRLLKSKYLKYLILQIASGHFGWNRIIKAMPHMIEDPAGVLIKIGQGAKPGDGGLLQAQKVAEHIMAIRGVPKADLLSPPNHQGLYSIEESVQKMFLSFNAAFKFRVPVAIKVAASATSVSVFNNLVRDPYDIVGGFFLDGIDGGTAAAHEVSLDHTGHPIVSKLRDCYLAAVTQGRQGQIPLWAGGGLGKTGDLAADAFKMMCLGANGVFTGKLILQMAGCVGNDMGRCNACNTGLCPAGITSQIPALAHRLDPEKVAENIVNYFLAMDQELKKLMAPIGNSSLPIGRSDALVAVDRAVADRLQIQYVC; encoded by the coding sequence ATGGAAACAGTAAAAATACAGGACATCACCCCCAATGACCTGCCTTGGAAAATCCGCTACGATGCCAGTCGCTGCACCCTGTGCGGCTCCTGCGTTGCGGCGTGTTCCTTCCGCGCCATTGAGCCGAAAATCGAGCGGCGTCGCATGGTCTTCTCCGAAGGCGACCTGCCCGACCCACGCGCACGTTTTTCTGCAGTCCCGGTCATCCAGCAAGTCAACTCGCTGAAAAACTACTGTCGCGGCTGCGGCATCTGCGAAAAGGTGTGCCCCAACGACGCCATTGGCCCGGTCCGCAACCCAGATACGCGCCATCCCATCGTCACCCGCTGCAGTGGTGGCGACTCCATCAAGCGTGGCGGTCGCAAAAATCTGACCGGCAGCATTCGCACGCTGGATCAACTGCGCGTCGGCCGCATTTCACAGATGACCGACCCGAGCCTCGACGCTCAGCGTCATACCTTTGATATGCTGGCACCGTTCGGTCGCATTCTCCCAGCCAACGAACTACCCATGTCACTGGACAGCAACGGCAAATTGGTCACCACCGGCCACACCCCACCGGTCAACTGGATCTATCCGGTCATCATCGGTGACATGTCCATTGGCGCCCTGTCGTGGCGCATGTGGGAAGGCGTCGCCATGGCCGTGGCCTACCTTAACGAAGAATGCGGCCTTCCGGTACGCATGAGTTCGGGTGAAGGCGGGGTTCCGGTGCGCTTGCTGAAAAGCAAATACCTTAAATATCTGATCCTGCAGATTGCCTCCGGCCACTTCGGCTGGAACCGCATTATCAAAGCCATGCCCCACATGATTGAAGACCCGGCCGGGGTTCTGATCAAAATCGGTCAGGGGGCCAAGCCTGGTGACGGTGGTCTTCTCCAGGCCCAGAAAGTGGCCGAGCACATCATGGCCATTCGCGGTGTCCCCAAGGCCGACTTGCTCAGCCCGCCGAATCATCAGGGTCTCTACTCGATTGAGGAGAGCGTCCAAAAGATGTTCCTGTCGTTCAACGCGGCCTTTAAGTTCCGCGTCCCTGTGGCCATCAAGGTGGCGGCGTCGGCGACCAGCGTCTCAGTCTTCAATAACCTGGTGCGTGACCCTTACGACATTGTCGGCGGATTCTTCCTCGACGGCATTGACGGTGGCACCGCCGCCGCTCATGAAGTTTCCCTTGACCACACCGGCCACCCGATCGTCAGCAAACTGCGCGATTGCTACCTAGCTGCAGTCACCCAGGGACGCCAAGGCCAGATCCCACTGTGGGCAGGTGGCGGTCTCGGTAAGACAGGCGACTTGGCGGCAGACGCGTTCAAGATGATGTGCCTCGGCGCCAACGGCGTGTTTACCGGCAAACTGATCCTGCAGATGGCGGGCTGCGTCGGCAATGACATGGGTCGTTGCAACGCCTGCAACACCGGCCTGTGTCCGGCAGGGATCACCTCACAAATCCCGGCATTGGCCCACCGTCTTGACCCGGAAAAAGTTGCCGAAAATATCGTCAACTACTTCCTGGCTATGGATCAGGAGCTCAAAAAGCTCATGGCCCCCATCGGCAACTCATCATTGCCCATCGGTCGCTCTGACGCGCTGGTGGCGGTGGATAGGGCTGTCGCTGATCGCCTGCAAATCCAGTACGTGTGTTAA
- the proB gene encoding glutamate 5-kinase, whose product MMARRIKSMRKTLISPAKRVVIKVGSAVISTPEGLNREQLDSLSADICTLKQRGYEVILVSSGSVAAGKGDLGIIGRPKTIPLKQAAAAVGQSRLMRRYRTAFRERGENVAQVLLTRDDLANRRRYLNARNTLMTLLDFGIVPIINENDTVVVDEIRFGDNDNLSALVTNLVDANLLVILSDVDGLYDKDPRKHSDASLIQEVERINEKIKSMAGAADSELGTGGMATKLKAAQRATMHGVGTAIINGLTPGNLLRLFDGEDVGTYFFPCTNRMAAKKHWIAFTKKPRGKLFVDEGAVNAIANNGRSLLPSGIKGVEGGFDRGDAVRLCDEQGNEFAKGVTNYALAELLQIMGKKTAEIEQVLGYKYGDEIIHRDNLVLTEADGDESS is encoded by the coding sequence ATGATGGCTCGACGGATTAAATCGATGCGCAAGACCCTGATCTCTCCAGCAAAACGCGTGGTCATCAAAGTCGGCAGCGCCGTTATTTCAACACCGGAAGGGCTCAACCGAGAGCAGCTTGATTCCCTGTCAGCGGACATCTGCACGTTGAAACAGCGCGGTTATGAGGTCATCCTGGTTTCCTCCGGTTCCGTTGCCGCAGGGAAAGGGGATCTGGGAATTATCGGCCGACCCAAAACCATCCCGCTCAAACAGGCAGCCGCAGCCGTTGGCCAGAGTCGCCTGATGCGCCGTTATCGGACTGCATTTCGCGAACGGGGGGAAAACGTGGCCCAGGTCCTGCTGACTCGTGACGACCTGGCCAACCGGCGCCGCTATCTCAATGCTCGCAACACCCTGATGACTCTGTTGGACTTTGGCATTGTGCCGATCATCAACGAAAACGACACCGTCGTCGTTGACGAGATCCGCTTTGGCGACAACGACAATTTATCTGCACTGGTGACCAACCTGGTTGACGCCAACCTGCTGGTGATCCTGTCTGACGTTGATGGTCTCTATGATAAGGACCCGCGCAAACACAGTGATGCCAGCCTGATTCAGGAAGTGGAGAGGATCAACGAAAAGATCAAATCCATGGCAGGAGCTGCGGACAGTGAACTGGGCACCGGAGGGATGGCCACCAAGCTCAAAGCTGCCCAGCGTGCCACCATGCACGGTGTTGGTACGGCGATTATCAACGGTCTGACGCCAGGCAATCTACTCCGTCTGTTTGACGGCGAAGATGTCGGCACCTATTTTTTCCCCTGCACCAATCGCATGGCGGCAAAAAAACACTGGATCGCGTTCACCAAAAAACCACGCGGCAAACTGTTTGTCGACGAAGGTGCCGTCAATGCCATCGCCAACAACGGCCGCAGCCTGTTACCCTCTGGCATCAAAGGGGTTGAAGGCGGCTTTGACCGCGGCGATGCCGTCCGATTGTGCGACGAGCAGGGCAACGAATTCGCCAAAGGCGTGACCAACTATGCCCTGGCCGAACTGCTGCAGATCATGGGCAAAAAAACCGCTGAAATCGAACAGGTTCTCGGCTATAAATATGGCGATGAGATCATCCACCGCGACAATCTGGTGCTGACCGAAGCCGACGGCGACGAAAGCAGCTAA
- the nadD gene encoding nicotinate-nucleotide adenylyltransferase: MKTGIIGGTFNPIHVGHLAIAREMQQRFELDRVLFIPAAAPPHKQLEGLPPFSQRLAMVECAIVDHPGFELCDIEGHRQGKSYSLDTLKQLHTLYPQDTFYFLIGMDSLNSLHTWYHFEEIFPLCHLVVARRPGTVKPASTDALPVAIRGQFCYDSVLKTFCHDSGSRLYFLTESFIDISSTEIRDRIADNRSVEKSLPKAVYEYIKTHHVYASGKG, translated from the coding sequence ATGAAAACCGGCATTATCGGCGGCACCTTCAACCCGATTCATGTGGGACACCTGGCCATCGCTCGCGAGATGCAACAGCGCTTTGAGCTCGACCGGGTGCTGTTTATCCCTGCGGCGGCACCGCCCCACAAGCAGCTTGAAGGGCTGCCGCCTTTTTCCCAACGTCTGGCCATGGTCGAATGTGCCATTGTCGACCACCCCGGTTTTGAACTCTGCGACATTGAAGGGCATCGTCAGGGGAAAAGCTATTCTCTCGATACACTCAAACAGCTCCACACGCTCTACCCACAGGATACGTTCTATTTCCTGATCGGCATGGACTCTCTCAACAGTCTGCACACCTGGTACCATTTTGAGGAAATTTTCCCTCTTTGCCACCTCGTTGTCGCCAGACGCCCCGGTACTGTGAAACCTGCATCAACAGACGCTCTGCCCGTTGCCATCCGTGGGCAGTTCTGTTATGATTCCGTACTTAAAACTTTTTGTCACGACAGTGGCAGTCGTCTGTATTTCCTGACAGAGTCGTTTATCGATATCTCATCGACGGAAATCCGCGACAGAATCGCTGACAACCGCTCTGTTGAAAAATCACTTCCAAAAGCGGTTTATGAATACATCAAGACGCATCATGTGTATGCGTCGGGGAAAGGTTAA
- the gpmI gene encoding 2,3-bisphosphoglycerate-independent phosphoglycerate mutase: protein MTHVAQRPVVLTILDGWGINPNRENNAVALAETPFLDELFQRYPKSQLDASGLAVGLPEGQMGNSEVGHLNIGAGRIVYQDLTRISKSIDDGDFFSNEVLCDAIEYTKQQGGALHLMGLLSDGGVHSLNTHLYALVQMAKAKGLEQIYIHAFMDGRDTPPRSGANYLQQLDEQLLQLGCGKVATISGRFYVMDRDQRWDRVEQAYRAMVNGQGETYPSTAAAIEASYANDVGDEFVLPCLIEGGKAISDGDGIIFFNFRADRAREISRAFTTKDFDGFTRDTQLNLSRYVCMTEYEEQLRLPVAFPTESYANILAQTVSDAGLKQLHIAETEKYAHVTFFFNGGTETSYAGEDRILVPSPKDVATYDLKPQMSAEEVTRQVTEQIRANTYDLIILNFANPDMVGHTGILSAAITAMETVDRCVKQVVDATLNQGGCLLITADHGNCEQMADATGSPHTAHTSNPVPLLYVSKQTSNTSLQAGKLADLAPTLLELLNLPKPAEMTGHSLLNHA from the coding sequence ATGACGCACGTTGCCCAACGGCCAGTCGTTCTGACCATTCTTGATGGTTGGGGGATTAACCCCAACCGTGAGAACAATGCCGTCGCTCTGGCAGAAACACCGTTCCTCGACGAACTGTTTCAACGCTACCCCAAAAGCCAGCTGGATGCATCAGGACTGGCGGTCGGACTGCCGGAAGGGCAAATGGGCAACTCTGAAGTCGGCCATCTGAACATCGGTGCTGGTCGCATCGTCTATCAGGACCTGACCCGCATCAGCAAAAGCATCGATGACGGTGATTTCTTTAGCAACGAAGTCCTTTGCGATGCCATTGAGTACACCAAGCAACAGGGCGGAGCTCTCCATTTGATGGGACTCCTTTCTGACGGTGGCGTCCACTCCCTAAACACCCATTTATATGCACTCGTCCAGATGGCCAAAGCAAAAGGCCTTGAGCAGATCTACATCCACGCCTTCATGGATGGCCGCGACACACCACCACGCAGTGGAGCGAACTACCTGCAGCAACTGGATGAACAACTCCTGCAATTGGGCTGCGGCAAAGTTGCGACAATTTCAGGGCGCTTTTACGTGATGGACCGAGATCAGCGCTGGGACAGAGTTGAGCAGGCATATCGTGCCATGGTCAACGGACAGGGGGAAACCTACCCATCCACTGCTGCGGCCATTGAAGCCTCTTACGCCAACGACGTCGGCGATGAATTTGTCCTCCCCTGCCTGATTGAAGGGGGTAAGGCGATCAGCGATGGCGATGGCATCATTTTCTTCAACTTTCGCGCCGACCGGGCTCGGGAGATCTCCCGCGCATTCACAACGAAGGATTTCGACGGATTTACGCGCGATACCCAGCTTAATCTGTCCCGTTATGTCTGCATGACAGAATATGAAGAACAACTGCGCTTGCCCGTTGCCTTTCCAACGGAATCCTATGCCAACATTTTGGCTCAGACCGTTTCCGATGCCGGCCTAAAACAACTCCACATTGCCGAAACCGAGAAATACGCCCACGTGACGTTCTTTTTCAACGGTGGCACAGAAACCAGTTACGCCGGTGAAGATCGCATTCTGGTGCCGTCTCCGAAGGATGTGGCCACATATGATCTCAAGCCACAAATGAGTGCCGAAGAAGTCACTCGGCAGGTCACAGAACAAATTCGCGCCAACACCTACGATCTGATTATCCTTAATTTTGCCAATCCAGACATGGTTGGCCACACCGGCATTCTTTCTGCGGCCATCACAGCCATGGAAACCGTTGACCGTTGCGTCAAGCAGGTTGTAGACGCCACACTGAACCAAGGAGGCTGTTTACTGATCACAGCCGACCACGGCAATTGTGAGCAAATGGCAGACGCCACAGGTTCACCCCACACAGCACATACCAGCAATCCGGTCCCCCTGCTCTACGTCAGCAAGCAGACCAGCAACACTTCTCTGCAAGCCGGCAAGCTTGCAGATCTGGCGCCCACCCTGCTTGAACTTCTCAATCTGCCAAAACCGGCAGAGATGACCGGGCACAGCCTGCTCAACCACGCCTGA
- a CDS encoding tetratricopeptide repeat protein yields MTLMSFLLVVIMFLAFFVFFSGINPQEMTIFFMPDSSVTYPVTVVVIGCILIGLFIGYGFHLYGAVSCGLRSWLRGRGEKKNKEIDTIYRDGVGRLLSGDIKKAHDLLQKAIDKDPNKVEGYIALASVISQEGDKQGAITLLRKAKSVNGKSLEVLFKLAATYEDLGEDDSACKEYEEILELEKDNRKAIRAHRDLHMKHQRWEQALELQKRLLKAGPTGPRIQEEKEKILSIRYEVARQKLANNEEDQAIATLKQIIKEAPEFTAARVTLGDAYAQQENVEDAALIWQDSYKKLGRSVFLSRLENLYIQQEDPQSLLSFYSSALMARSNDLVLRFFYGKLCLRLEMVDEALEHIYTVESSAPDFPQIHLLLAEAHRRRNRIDEAIEEYQKALGVDNQLSLGYVCDCCGKTSLEWMSRCEQCGTWGSYSIAFRKLIEDRTVVEPVIPQAGA; encoded by the coding sequence ATGACTCTCATGTCATTTCTTTTAGTTGTCATCATGTTCCTGGCGTTCTTTGTCTTCTTCTCAGGCATCAACCCGCAGGAAATGACCATTTTTTTCATGCCCGACAGCTCTGTGACGTATCCAGTCACGGTTGTCGTCATCGGCTGCATCCTCATCGGCCTGTTCATCGGTTACGGCTTCCATCTCTACGGTGCCGTCAGCTGCGGCTTGCGTAGCTGGTTACGTGGACGCGGCGAAAAAAAGAACAAGGAAATTGACACCATCTATCGTGATGGCGTAGGCCGTCTGCTCTCAGGGGATATTAAAAAAGCACACGACTTGCTGCAAAAAGCGATCGACAAAGACCCCAACAAGGTCGAAGGCTACATTGCCCTCGCCAGCGTCATCAGCCAGGAAGGCGACAAACAGGGTGCCATCACCCTGTTGCGCAAAGCCAAAAGCGTCAACGGTAAAAGTCTTGAAGTCCTGTTCAAACTGGCAGCGACCTATGAAGACCTCGGCGAAGACGATTCCGCCTGCAAAGAGTACGAAGAAATTCTTGAGCTTGAAAAAGACAACCGCAAGGCAATTCGTGCCCACCGTGACTTGCACATGAAACACCAACGCTGGGAACAAGCTCTTGAACTGCAGAAACGGCTCCTCAAAGCCGGTCCGACCGGGCCGCGTATTCAGGAAGAAAAGGAAAAGATTCTTTCTATCCGTTACGAAGTTGCCCGTCAGAAATTGGCCAACAACGAGGAAGACCAGGCAATCGCCACCCTGAAACAAATCATCAAGGAGGCGCCCGAATTTACCGCTGCCCGTGTCACTCTCGGTGATGCTTACGCTCAGCAGGAAAACGTTGAAGACGCCGCGCTTATCTGGCAGGACAGCTACAAGAAACTGGGTCGCAGTGTGTTCCTCTCCCGCCTAGAAAATCTCTACATCCAACAGGAAGACCCTCAGTCACTGCTCTCCTTTTACAGCAGCGCCCTGATGGCACGCAGCAATGACCTGGTTCTGCGCTTCTTCTACGGCAAACTGTGCCTGCGACTTGAGATGGTTGATGAAGCCCTCGAGCACATCTACACCGTAGAGAGTTCAGCTCCGGACTTCCCGCAGATCCATCTGTTGCTGGCGGAAGCTCATCGTCGCCGCAATCGCATCGACGAAGCGATTGAGGAATACCAGAAAGCCCTTGGTGTCGACAACCAACTGAGCCTGGGCTACGTCTGTGACTGCTGTGGAAAAACCTCTCTCGAGTGGATGAGCCGCTGCGAGCAATGCGGTACATGGGGCAGCTACAGCATCGCGTTCCGCAAGTTGATCGAAGATCGCACAGTTGTCGAGCCCGTCATTCCTCAGGCCGGAGCCTAA
- the rsfS gene encoding ribosome silencing factor: MQSDQRAQLCAEYALDKKALDVKILHISELSSLADYLLLATGTSDRQVQAIAESVRLGLKQNHNLHPLAVEGMNEGRWVLLDYGDVMVHVFQQEVRSFYDLDGLWSEAPELEVAQDNG; this comes from the coding sequence TTGCAATCCGACCAACGCGCCCAGTTGTGCGCTGAATACGCTCTGGACAAAAAAGCCCTGGACGTCAAGATCCTTCACATCAGTGAGCTCTCCTCTCTGGCCGACTACCTGCTTCTGGCAACCGGCACCTCGGACCGTCAGGTTCAGGCGATTGCCGAATCCGTTCGTCTTGGTTTGAAGCAGAATCATAACCTCCATCCTCTGGCGGTTGAAGGCATGAACGAAGGACGTTGGGTGTTACTTGATTACGGTGACGTCATGGTCCACGTCTTCCAACAGGAGGTGCGCTCTTTTTACGATCTGGACGGTTTGTGGTCGGAGGCACCCGAACTTGAAGTGGCGCAGGATAACGGATAG
- a CDS encoding glutamine amidotransferase family protein: MCRIGAIKSKNYTHPSKALQLMQSQQKGHDNSGFAMVMQDLGGIFEGYKHLPTLSMACTDEGLNLAENILHEAGFRRVLQWVPDTFPSEELDINAMPNYVFETFSYPKSYKHATQEEKEELLLDMRLKMRAALEPNEQGFVYSFWPDVVTLKEIGDPRDIGTFFNLWEADENFTAKVITAQCRQNTNYDIVRYAAHPFFLQGYTGLANGENTFYQINKEMQAKLHRGYIGFESDSQCFLYTLHYIHRQLKWPLQYFKHVITPLPFDELQSRDDADQLRAVRQSLAQLEINGPNTIIGVLPDNTLFTCCDAKKLRPVVIGRTEDTIAIASEVCGINEILPEREWSTDIYPNEREIVVINDELEVARWKQ, translated from the coding sequence ATGTGTCGAATTGGAGCAATCAAAAGTAAAAACTATACCCATCCGAGTAAAGCCCTACAGCTGATGCAATCTCAGCAGAAAGGCCATGACAACTCTGGATTTGCCATGGTCATGCAGGATTTGGGCGGCATTTTTGAAGGATACAAACATCTGCCCACCCTTTCTATGGCCTGTACGGATGAAGGCTTGAATCTGGCGGAAAACATTTTGCATGAGGCGGGTTTCCGTCGCGTCCTGCAATGGGTTCCGGATACCTTCCCCAGTGAAGAACTCGACATCAACGCGATGCCGAATTATGTGTTTGAAACCTTCAGCTACCCGAAGAGTTACAAACACGCTACCCAGGAAGAAAAAGAAGAACTTTTGTTGGACATGCGCCTCAAAATGCGCGCGGCCCTCGAACCGAATGAGCAAGGCTTCGTTTACTCATTCTGGCCGGATGTGGTTACGCTGAAAGAGATTGGCGACCCGCGCGACATCGGCACGTTTTTCAATCTATGGGAAGCCGACGAAAATTTCACCGCCAAGGTCATTACCGCTCAGTGTCGTCAGAACACCAATTACGACATTGTCCGCTATGCGGCCCACCCGTTCTTTTTGCAGGGCTACACCGGCCTGGCCAATGGCGAAAATACGTTTTATCAGATCAACAAGGAAATGCAGGCCAAGCTCCACCGTGGTTACATCGGTTTTGAGTCTGACTCGCAGTGTTTTCTCTATACCCTGCATTACATTCATCGCCAGTTAAAATGGCCGTTGCAATACTTCAAGCACGTTATCACACCGCTGCCGTTCGATGAGCTGCAGAGCCGTGACGATGCCGACCAGCTGCGTGCGGTCCGTCAATCCCTGGCCCAACTTGAGATCAATGGACCAAACACCATTATCGGTGTACTTCCGGACAACACCTTGTTCACCTGCTGCGACGCTAAAAAACTGCGTCCGGTTGTCATCGGACGCACCGAAGACACCATTGCCATCGCCTCCGAGGTTTGTGGCATCAATGAAATCCTGCCGGAACGCGAGTGGTCGACCGATATTTACCCCAACGAACGCGAAATCGTCGTGATCAATGATGAGCTGGAGGTTGCACGATGGAAACAGTAA